From a single Pongo pygmaeus isolate AG05252 chromosome 12, NHGRI_mPonPyg2-v2.0_pri, whole genome shotgun sequence genomic region:
- the RPL31 gene encoding large ribosomal subunit protein eL31, whose amino-acid sequence MAPAKKGGEKKKGRSAINEVVTREYTINIHKRIHGVGFKKRAPRALKEIRKFAMKEMGTPDVRIDTRLNKAVWAKGIRNVPYRIRVRLSRKRNEDEDSPNKLYTLVTYVPVTTFKNLQTVNVDEN is encoded by the exons ATGGCTCCCGCAAAGAAGGGTGGCGAGAAGAAAAAGGGCCGTTCTGCCATCAACGAAGTGGTAACCCGAGAATACACCATCAACATTCACAAGCGCATACATGGAGT GGGCTTCAAGAAGCGTGCACCTCGGGCACTCAAAGAGATTCGGAAATTTGCCATGAAGGAGATGGGAACGCCAGATGTGCGCATTGACACCAGGCTGAACAAAGCTGTCTGGGCCAAAGGAATAAG gAATGTCCCATACCGAATCCGTGTGCGGCTGTCCAGAAAACGTAATGAGGATGAAGATTCACCAAATAAGCTATATACTTTGGTTACCTATGTACCTGTTACCACTTTCAAAA ATCTACAGACAGTCAATGTGGATGAGAACTAA